In Funiculus sociatus GB2-C1, the genomic window ATCAAGACAAAGGTAAATATAATCGCCCATTCTATGGGTGGACTCATTGTGCGCGAGGCAATTCAACGCACCTATCCCAGGATAAAAAACTCGGATAAAGCAGCGGCAGAATATATCAACAAAGTCGTTACTCTTGGCACGCCGCACCAAGGCATCTCCTTCCAAATTATCAAAAATTGGATCAACATTAGTGCGGAAGAAGAGATAGAGCATTTTAATCCTGAGTTTCAAAAGAACCGGGCAAAAAATGAGGCTTTTGTTAATTTTCATAAATATTTTCCCCTAGAACGACTGCTAACGGTCGTTGGTACAAACTACCGTACCTATGACAGCGCGATCGCATCTAAACTAAACCGCTTATTCCCAATGGCGGGTGAGTATGGGTCAAACTACAATCGCAGCGATGGTTTAGTCAAACAAACTGCGGCACAAATTCCAGGCGCACCGCGCACCTTTGTCCACAAGTGCCACGGAGGTGACGACTCGCTAATCACTTCACGCGAAGCGTTTGAAGTCGCAACCCGCTTCTTTTTTGGAAATGTGCGATCGCGTTTGCGCTTTGTGAAGGGGAAAGTCACCCGTGGTAAAGATTTCTTCGGGAAAAGTGAATTTTTTCTGGGCGTTTCCATCAAGCCGCGTCGCGTGGACTTCGACCTTTTCCATCAGAGTAAAGAAGCGGAAAACTGCTATGGCCCCTTTAGCGAGGTTGACCCTCAAGACAAAAATATTGACTTTCGGGAAGAAAATCAAAAACTCGGCTTTCCTTGGGCAGATAGCAATAAGCTAATCTGGGAAGGCTACCTCGACACTACACCGATTATCAAGGACAAGAGCATCACTACTAAAGACATGGTGATGCGGTTAGACTTTTACGTTGGCGAACGCGACCTGTTTGGTATCGGTTTCTCAGACAACGTGATTTTCCGCCAGCAATACTATATCCGCGCCTTGCTGCCAACCGAAGAGAAGCCTTACGGGACGCTATACTTGCACACCGATGAGCGATTTTCGGCGGATGACAAACCGATGGAGAAAAAGGACGGTGGTTGGGAGTTCGAGATCGGCGGAAGTGGCTTCCAGGGTACTTTCCGCATTGAAATTGATGATGTTCCCGAAGATGGTCAGCCAATGCCGTTTGGACAGTTAACTGAGGCGCGGCTGTAAATAAGGCACCGATAACACCTTCGCCATCCGCTTATCTTGGGCTGAAGACGATTCGCTTTTCTTAATGAAACTCAAAATTATTTCTGGCGAATCTGCGTTCAGAATGGTTTGGAGAAGTAATTGCGAAAACTATGTCACAGCCCACAATAGAATCCATCCTTCAAGAAAAACGCTTATTTGCACCACCGGCTGAATTTTCACAAAAGGCACATATTAAAAGCCTGGAGGAATATCAGCAACTTTATGACCGTGCTAAAGCCGATCCGCAGAAGTTTTGGGCAGAATTAGCAGATCAAGAGTTGCACTGGTTCCAGAAATGGGACACTGTGTTAGATTGGCAACCACCTTTTGCTAAGTGGTTTGTTGGGGGAAAAACAAATATTTCCTACAACTGCTTGGATAGACATTTAACTACTTGGCGCAAGAACAAAGCCGCTTTGATTTGGGAAGGGGAACCGGGAGACTCGCGCACTTTAACTTATGCCCAGTTGCATCGGGAAGTTTGTCAATTTGCCAATGCTTTAAAACAGTTAGGGGTGGAAAAAGGCGATCGCGTCGGGATTTATATGCCGATGATTCCGGAAGCCGCGATCGCGATGTTAGCTTGTGCCAGAATTGGTGCAGCCCACAGCGTCGTTTTTGGCGGTTTTAGTGCCGAAGCTTTGCGCGATCGCTTAATCGATGGACAAGCCAAGGTGGTGATTACCGCTGACGGCGGTTGGCGCAAAGACGCGATCGTTCCCCTCAAGGAACAAGTTGATAAAGCTTTAGCTGATGGTGCTGTCCCCAGTGTGCAAAACGTCCTAGTTGTCAAACGCACTGGACAAGAAATTTATATGCAGACCGGGG contains:
- a CDS encoding esterase/lipase family protein → MSEPTRRSLPLILIRGFGGLDVSDEKKDTYQRFNVGTVYPQKQGENYIYEGLILRFIKSNWNYQDATNVVGYYGKPYSYEPLMPEKLKRSTDKDIVEKFMRLKDLGYFSGSKVIIDPGMALHLLETMNDPLHTLWVFRYYDLDDRKFNIYGEALVRLIDFIRELTAQKESIKTKVNIIAHSMGGLIVREAIQRTYPRIKNSDKAAAEYINKVVTLGTPHQGISFQIIKNWINISAEEEIEHFNPEFQKNRAKNEAFVNFHKYFPLERLLTVVGTNYRTYDSAIASKLNRLFPMAGEYGSNYNRSDGLVKQTAAQIPGAPRTFVHKCHGGDDSLITSREAFEVATRFFFGNVRSRLRFVKGKVTRGKDFFGKSEFFLGVSIKPRRVDFDLFHQSKEAENCYGPFSEVDPQDKNIDFREENQKLGFPWADSNKLIWEGYLDTTPIIKDKSITTKDMVMRLDFYVGERDLFGIGFSDNVIFRQQYYIRALLPTEEKPYGTLYLHTDERFSADDKPMEKKDGGWEFEIGGSGFQGTFRIEIDDVPEDGQPMPFGQLTEARL